One genomic segment of Catalinimonas alkaloidigena includes these proteins:
- a CDS encoding NUDIX hydrolase has product MQVWETLEQKYLIQDEWLRVRADKCRMEDGTIVEPYYVLEYPNWANVVAVTEDKKIVLIKQYRHALGVIDLELPGGAVDPGEDPIEAARRELLEETGFEAAHIEQLCKLSPNPANHNNFSVSFLATGVKRTTQQVLDETEEIDVELYSIDEVKQLLAEQKLIQTMHVAAFYYALPKLEKL; this is encoded by the coding sequence ATGCAAGTCTGGGAAACCCTGGAACAAAAATACCTGATTCAAGATGAGTGGCTGCGTGTGCGGGCCGATAAGTGCCGTATGGAAGATGGCACCATCGTAGAGCCTTATTATGTACTGGAATATCCTAATTGGGCCAATGTGGTGGCGGTAACTGAAGATAAAAAAATAGTGCTCATTAAGCAGTATCGCCATGCGCTGGGGGTTATTGATCTGGAACTGCCAGGGGGTGCCGTAGACCCCGGTGAAGATCCTATTGAGGCGGCAAGACGGGAACTGCTGGAAGAGACAGGCTTTGAGGCCGCCCATATTGAGCAGCTATGCAAACTCTCCCCCAATCCTGCTAACCATAATAACTTTTCAGTGTCTTTCCTGGCTACCGGAGTTAAGCGTACCACACAGCAGGTTCTGGACGAGACAGAAGAAATTGATGTAGAATTATATTCAATTGATGAAGTAAAGCAACTCCTGGCTGAGCAAAAACTGATTCAGACCATGCATGTAGCAGCTTTTTATTATGCTTTGCCTAAACTGGAAAAGCTATAA
- a CDS encoding dipeptidase, with amino-acid sequence MVKEYIENHKDRFIEELFELLRIPSVSTDKKFKEDVLKAADYLKQKLEALNVDKVEICETPGYPIVYAEKIVDEKLPTVLVYGHYDVQPADPLELWETPPFEPQVRNGKIYARGACDDKGQMYMHIKALEVMQEAGQLPCNVKFMLEGEEEVGSDHLPDFVKSNKEKLKADVILISDTDIIDNDNPSITVGLRGMSYMQVEVTGPNRDLHSGMYGGTVANPINVLCEMIASLKDEKGRITIPGFYDKIVELSQEEREEINKAPHNDEKYKKELGVDELEGEDGYTTLERIGIRPTLDVNGIWGGYISEGAKTVLPSKAYAKISMRLVPDQNHKEIDKLFADHLQAIAPKSVKVKVSSHHGGQPAVIPTDSTEIEAAKKAFTEAWGKEPVLTREGGSIPIVELFQKELKLDSVLMGFGLGEDAIHSPNESYGIYNYLKGIETITLFYKHYAAIKKV; translated from the coding sequence ATGGTAAAAGAATACATAGAAAACCACAAAGACCGCTTTATTGAAGAGCTGTTTGAGCTATTGAGAATTCCTTCTGTCAGCACCGATAAAAAATTTAAAGAGGATGTACTGAAGGCCGCTGACTATCTTAAGCAGAAGCTGGAAGCCCTGAATGTAGATAAAGTAGAAATCTGTGAAACCCCTGGTTATCCGATTGTGTACGCGGAAAAAATAGTAGACGAAAAGCTACCTACTGTGCTGGTATATGGTCACTACGATGTACAGCCTGCCGATCCTCTTGAGCTTTGGGAAACCCCTCCTTTTGAGCCACAGGTGCGCAATGGTAAAATCTATGCCCGAGGCGCCTGCGACGATAAAGGCCAGATGTATATGCATATCAAAGCACTGGAAGTAATGCAGGAAGCCGGTCAGCTTCCCTGCAATGTAAAATTTATGCTGGAAGGAGAAGAAGAAGTGGGTTCTGATCACCTGCCTGATTTTGTTAAAAGCAACAAAGAAAAGCTGAAGGCTGATGTGATCCTGATTTCCGATACTGACATTATAGACAATGATAATCCTTCTATTACAGTAGGCTTGAGAGGCATGAGCTATATGCAGGTGGAAGTAACCGGCCCTAACCGTGATCTGCACTCCGGCATGTATGGAGGCACAGTAGCTAATCCTATCAATGTATTGTGTGAAATGATTGCCTCTTTGAAGGACGAAAAAGGCCGCATTACTATTCCCGGCTTTTATGACAAAATCGTGGAGCTAAGCCAGGAAGAACGTGAAGAAATCAATAAAGCTCCTCATAATGATGAAAAGTATAAAAAGGAACTTGGGGTAGACGAACTGGAAGGAGAAGACGGCTACACCACTTTGGAGAGAATTGGCATTCGTCCTACGCTGGATGTCAACGGAATCTGGGGGGGATATATTTCCGAGGGAGCCAAAACAGTGTTGCCTTCTAAAGCCTATGCGAAAATCTCTATGCGCCTGGTGCCTGACCAGAATCACAAAGAAATTGATAAGCTGTTTGCAGATCATCTACAAGCTATCGCGCCTAAGTCAGTAAAAGTAAAAGTAAGCTCGCATCATGGCGGGCAGCCCGCTGTAATCCCTACGGATTCTACAGAAATAGAAGCGGCGAAAAAAGCCTTTACAGAAGCCTGGGGCAAAGAGCCGGTACTTACGCGTGAGGGAGGCAGTATCCCTATTGTAGAGCTGTTTCAGAAAGAACTCAAACTGGACTCGGTGCTGATGGGCTTTGGCCTCGGAGAAGATGCCATCCACTCACCCAACGAAAGTTATGGTATCTATAATTACCTGAAAGGCATAGAGACCATCACGCTTTTCTATAAGCATTATGCTGCTATAAAGAAGGTATGA
- a CDS encoding serine hydrolase, with amino-acid sequence MKPLLPPAIFFFLITLISSACNQTGEQADEESEKNLIEDILRSRESAILDSVLSNYEHYQLQILYTQIDRDENNNPTFTEYAYGVNPNTYFYPASAVKFPIAVLALQKLNELGVEGLDKYSTMLTDSASEGQTAVRYDSTSESGMPSIAHYIKKIFVVSDNDAYNRLYEFLGQDYINNELHEKGLEDLRIVHRLSVFNTADENRTTNPLTFYDNAKILYQQDMVSSRKSWVGDEPIPLGEGYMENDSLIKRSKDFGQNNYISVANLQDVLKTVIFPDAVPEEERFDLTEEDYQFLYQYMSQLPRETTYPDYIADTTENYYDSYSKFFIFGDTQETIPSNIRIFNKIGMAYGFLTDNAYIVDFERNIEFMLTAVIYVNENQIFNDNVYEYDEVGLPFLSQLGKAIFEYELVREKEHQPNLSKFKITYDKEDNS; translated from the coding sequence ATGAAACCTTTGCTACCACCTGCAATATTCTTTTTTCTGATCACTTTAATATCGAGTGCATGTAATCAAACGGGTGAACAAGCTGATGAAGAGAGTGAAAAAAATCTGATAGAAGATATACTTAGAAGTAGAGAGTCAGCCATCTTGGATAGCGTACTCAGTAATTACGAACACTACCAATTACAAATTCTTTATACACAGATTGATCGTGATGAGAATAACAATCCCACTTTTACCGAATATGCTTATGGTGTCAACCCAAATACTTACTTCTATCCTGCTAGTGCCGTAAAATTCCCCATTGCTGTATTGGCCTTACAAAAACTTAATGAACTGGGAGTTGAAGGTCTAGATAAGTACAGCACTATGCTAACCGACAGTGCTTCAGAAGGACAGACAGCCGTACGTTATGACTCTACCTCAGAAAGTGGCATGCCTTCTATAGCCCACTATATCAAAAAAATATTTGTAGTCAGTGATAATGACGCCTACAATCGCCTGTATGAATTCCTGGGCCAGGATTATATCAATAATGAGCTTCATGAAAAAGGACTGGAAGATTTGCGCATTGTTCACCGGCTTTCAGTTTTCAATACTGCTGACGAGAACAGGACCACCAACCCCCTTACCTTTTATGATAACGCCAAAATCCTCTATCAGCAGGATATGGTCAGTAGCCGTAAAAGCTGGGTAGGAGATGAGCCTATACCTTTGGGAGAAGGTTATATGGAAAATGATTCGCTGATCAAGCGTTCTAAGGACTTTGGACAAAACAATTACATTTCCGTAGCCAATCTCCAAGACGTGTTAAAGACAGTTATCTTCCCAGATGCAGTACCGGAAGAAGAGCGCTTTGACCTGACTGAAGAAGATTATCAGTTTTTGTACCAGTATATGTCGCAGCTCCCGCGGGAAACTACCTACCCGGATTATATAGCAGATACTACTGAGAACTACTACGACAGCTACTCTAAGTTTTTTATATTTGGAGATACGCAAGAGACCATTCCTTCTAATATCCGGATCTTTAATAAGATTGGGATGGCTTATGGTTTCCTAACAGACAATGCTTACATCGTTGATTTTGAGCGTAACATTGAGTTCATGCTGACGGCTGTTATTTATGTCAATGAGAACCAGATATTCAATGACAACGTTTATGAGTATGATGAAGTCGGACTACCCTTTTTGTCCCAACTAGGTAAAGCTATTTTTGAATATGAGCTTGTCCGAGAAAAAGAACATCAACCTAACCTGAGTAAATTTAAAATAACTTATGATAAAGAAGATAATAGCTAG
- the plsY gene encoding glycerol-3-phosphate 1-O-acyltransferase PlsY produces the protein MNIIWIILSLIVAYLLGSIPTAVWYGLRFHGVDVRKHGSGNAGATNTFRVLGKRAGSIVMLVDILKGLTATMLAFFLIKTHAIDSGQLVEYKLLLGVIAVIGHVFPLYTNFKGGKGVATLLGMVVSLQPWVALSCIVVFLLTLTFSKYVSLSSLLATLAFPLLLMVPPFKTDEPILIFFGFLMFVVLAITHKKNIVRLLNGDENRTYLWAKKD, from the coding sequence ATGAATATTATCTGGATCATTCTCTCTCTTATTGTTGCATATCTTTTAGGTTCTATCCCCACGGCAGTCTGGTACGGGCTCCGTTTTCATGGCGTAGATGTCAGGAAGCATGGTAGCGGCAATGCCGGGGCTACTAACACTTTTCGGGTGTTGGGCAAAAGGGCGGGGTCTATCGTGATGCTAGTAGACATTCTGAAAGGACTGACTGCTACCATGCTAGCGTTCTTTCTGATTAAAACACATGCCATTGATTCAGGACAACTAGTAGAGTACAAGCTTTTGTTGGGTGTAATTGCTGTCATTGGACATGTCTTTCCTTTGTATACCAATTTTAAAGGAGGTAAAGGAGTCGCAACACTTCTGGGGATGGTAGTGTCTTTACAGCCATGGGTAGCACTTAGTTGCATCGTGGTATTTCTCCTAACCCTAACTTTTTCCAAATACGTATCACTAAGCTCATTACTGGCAACTTTAGCTTTTCCATTATTACTGATGGTACCCCCTTTCAAGACGGATGAGCCTATCCTGATCTTTTTCGGCTTTCTGATGTTTGTAGTACTGGCCATTACGCATAAGAAAAATATTGTACGCCTTTTGAACGGAGATGAAAATCGCACATATCTCTGGGCGAAGAAAGACTAA
- a CDS encoding C40 family peptidase, giving the protein MIKKIIASALYALALLNACAPQEEQRDQQLAALNATIEDIKSNYAPDKRVALFDIQAKLNGDTLTLKGETDQPAAKQALLSQLAEQDIHLIDSINTLPEASLGEDTLGVVYVSVANIRSQPRHSGELATQATMGMPLKILKKEGEWHLVQTPDKYISWVQGSFVPMNQTEYADWQAKEKVIFTEMYGFAYEHPIRNASTISDLVAGNVMELVDETPFSYEIRLPDGRNAYVRKNESDLFEDWVAKAEATENTVVETAFKLMGVPYLWGGTSSKGVDCSGFTKTIYFMNGKILPRDASQQVYAGELIDEEKNFDQLRPGDLLFFGYAATDSTRERITHVGMWIGDNQFIHSPGLEARVKISSVDPESEYYDEYNLNRYIRTKRMINSQQDIIALRDVELF; this is encoded by the coding sequence ATGATAAAGAAGATAATAGCTAGTGCTCTGTACGCATTAGCCTTACTTAATGCCTGCGCGCCCCAAGAGGAACAAAGGGACCAACAGCTTGCTGCGCTAAACGCTACCATAGAAGATATAAAATCAAACTACGCTCCTGATAAAAGAGTGGCATTGTTTGATATTCAGGCTAAGCTAAATGGTGACACTCTTACCTTAAAAGGAGAAACTGACCAGCCTGCTGCCAAACAAGCCCTTCTTAGCCAGCTAGCAGAGCAGGATATACATTTAATTGATAGCATCAATACTTTGCCGGAGGCCTCATTGGGTGAGGATACCCTGGGGGTAGTGTATGTTTCTGTGGCCAACATTCGTTCTCAGCCACGCCACTCCGGTGAGTTAGCCACACAAGCCACTATGGGCATGCCTTTAAAAATCCTGAAGAAAGAAGGAGAATGGCATCTGGTACAAACGCCTGATAAATATATCAGTTGGGTGCAGGGAAGCTTTGTGCCTATGAACCAGACCGAGTATGCAGACTGGCAGGCAAAAGAAAAAGTCATATTTACTGAAATGTATGGCTTTGCCTATGAGCACCCTATTCGGAATGCATCTACAATATCTGACCTTGTGGCCGGTAATGTAATGGAGCTGGTAGACGAGACCCCTTTTAGCTATGAGATACGTCTGCCTGACGGCCGCAATGCCTATGTAAGAAAAAATGAATCCGATCTTTTTGAGGATTGGGTAGCTAAAGCTGAAGCTACCGAAAACACAGTAGTAGAGACTGCCTTTAAGCTTATGGGAGTACCCTATCTTTGGGGAGGGACCTCTTCTAAAGGAGTGGATTGCAGCGGCTTTACAAAAACCATCTATTTCATGAATGGTAAAATCCTGCCACGTGATGCTTCTCAGCAGGTGTATGCAGGAGAACTGATAGATGAAGAAAAAAACTTTGACCAGCTCCGTCCCGGTGATTTACTCTTTTTTGGCTATGCTGCTACTGATAGCACCCGAGAGCGTATTACGCATGTGGGCATGTGGATTGGCGACAATCAGTTTATTCACTCCCCTGGCCTGGAAGCAAGAGTTAAAATCAGCAGCGTAGACCCCGAGTCTGAGTATTATGATGAGTATAATCTCAACCGCTACATTCGTACCAAGCGCATGATTAACAGCCAGCAGGATATTATCGCACTGCGAGATGTGGAGTTATTCTAA
- the lpdA gene encoding dihydrolipoyl dehydrogenase — MDFDVTVIGSGPGGYVAAIRCAQLGMKTAIVEKYDALGGTCLNVGCIPSKALLDSSEHFHNAQSNFKEHGIKLTNLKVDLPQMIKRKSSVVEQTVGGVSFLMKKNKITVHTGVGSFKDKNTIVVKGKDKKETEFTTKNVIIATGSKPSTLPFIKIDKKKVITSTEALELKQVPKHMIIIGGGYIGLELGSVYARIGAKVTVVEYEKRIAPLIDITMSKELMKSLKKLDFDFKLSHKVTSVESKGKEVIVKAEDSKGEEVEVKGDICLVCVGRRPYTEGLGLENVGLEVNKQGKIAVDDNLKTKADNIYAIGDVIDKGPMLAHKAEEEGVYVAESLAGQKPHINYKLIPSVIYTWPEVASVGYTEEELKADGKKYKSGSFPFKALGRARASMDIEGTVKVLADEATDEVLGVHIIGPRAADMIAEAVVAMEYRASAEDIARMSHAHPTFTEAVKEACLAATENRALHM; from the coding sequence ATGGATTTTGATGTAACCGTCATTGGCTCAGGCCCTGGAGGATATGTGGCAGCGATCCGCTGTGCCCAGTTAGGAATGAAAACAGCCATTGTTGAAAAATATGACGCATTAGGAGGCACTTGCCTCAATGTAGGTTGTATTCCCTCAAAAGCACTCTTAGATTCGTCAGAGCACTTTCACAACGCTCAGTCTAACTTCAAGGAACATGGCATTAAGCTGACTAACCTTAAGGTAGACCTGCCTCAGATGATCAAGCGTAAAAGTAGTGTTGTGGAGCAGACTGTAGGTGGCGTATCTTTTCTGATGAAAAAGAACAAAATTACAGTCCATACCGGTGTCGGTTCTTTCAAAGATAAAAATACTATTGTAGTAAAAGGGAAAGACAAAAAGGAAACTGAGTTTACGACCAAAAATGTGATCATCGCTACCGGCTCCAAGCCCTCAACTTTACCTTTCATCAAAATTGATAAGAAAAAAGTTATCACCAGTACCGAAGCTTTAGAGTTAAAGCAGGTGCCCAAGCACATGATCATCATAGGAGGAGGCTACATAGGTCTTGAGCTAGGCTCTGTGTATGCGCGTATTGGTGCCAAGGTAACAGTAGTAGAATACGAAAAACGCATTGCTCCTTTAATTGATATTACCATGTCCAAGGAGTTAATGAAAAGCCTCAAAAAATTGGACTTTGATTTTAAGCTAAGTCACAAAGTTACTTCCGTAGAAAGTAAGGGTAAAGAGGTAATTGTAAAAGCGGAAGACAGTAAGGGTGAAGAGGTAGAGGTAAAAGGTGATATCTGCCTTGTATGTGTAGGTCGTCGTCCTTACACTGAGGGTCTGGGACTAGAAAATGTAGGCCTAGAGGTCAATAAGCAGGGTAAGATAGCGGTAGATGATAACCTTAAAACTAAAGCAGATAATATCTACGCCATTGGTGATGTCATTGATAAAGGGCCTATGCTGGCTCACAAGGCAGAGGAAGAAGGCGTATACGTAGCAGAATCTTTGGCGGGCCAGAAGCCTCATATTAATTACAAACTGATTCCCAGTGTAATTTACACCTGGCCAGAAGTTGCCAGCGTAGGCTATACTGAAGAAGAACTCAAAGCTGATGGCAAAAAGTATAAGTCAGGCAGCTTCCCTTTTAAAGCGCTCGGCCGTGCCCGCGCGAGCATGGACATAGAGGGTACTGTGAAAGTGTTAGCTGATGAAGCTACTGACGAAGTTTTAGGAGTGCATATCATTGGCCCAAGAGCAGCCGATATGATAGCCGAAGCAGTAGTGGCTATGGAGTACCGTGCTTCTGCTGAAGATATTGCCCGTATGTCACATGCTCACCCTACCTTTACAGAAGCGGTGAAGGAAGCATGTCTGGCAGCTACCGAAAATCGAGCCTTACATATGTAA
- a CDS encoding 2-oxoglutarate dehydrogenase E1 component encodes MDKYSYISNADVGYIDELYKSYQQDPASVDESWQKFFEGYNFSQERFNGKGGSTESTIQAALGDGEIDVREAKILRLIRNYRRRGHLESTTNPVRKRRDRKAQLGIENFGLTEEDLDVEFDAGKDLGIGKASLRKIIDTLRSVYLANVGFEYTYIRDREIMEWIKQKAENTFVTYSPSQDEKKRVLRKLNEAVVFENFLHTKYLGQKRFSLEGGETTIPALDGIINHAVESGTEEVMIGMAHRGRLNVLANIMGKTYEQIFNEFEGTAEPELAHGDGDVKYHLGYSSEITTASGKKVNVKLAPNPSHLEAVDPVVEGFIRAKADHQYGDDYDKVLPILLHGDAALAGQGIVYEVAQMSQLEGYHTGGTIHFIINNQVGFTTDFDDARSSIYSSDVAKVIDSPVLHVNGDDPEAVLYCVKLAVEFRQKFHKDIFIDMVCYRRHGHNESDEPKFTQPSLYNIISKHPNPREVYNKRLIERGDVDAELAQTMDKEFRGLLQDRLNMVKQHPLPYEYQPLELEWRDMRKSKAEDFDLSPETGISEEAIKKIANALTTLPKGFKPIKQIEKQFKLRKEMFFKQKQYNWAAAELMAYGSILLENKIVRIAGQDTERGTFSHRHAVIHDAESNEPYTNLNHIDDNQEQFRIYNSLLSEYGALGFEFGYAMANPSALVIWEAQFGDFANGAQVMIDQFITTSETKWRRMSGVVMLLPHGYEGQGPEHSNARPERFLQLSADYNIIVANITEPSNFFHALRRQLAWPFRKPLVVMSPKSLLRHPKVTSPVEEFTQGRFREIIPDTIASPQKSVKKVLLCSGKIYYDLEEKREKEKRKDVAIIRIEQLHPFPDKQVTKELMKYKSAKVYWVQEEPENMGYWAYMLRTYRQVNMEIISRKPAASPATGYGKMHAKEQEEILNKAFA; translated from the coding sequence ATGGATAAATACTCGTATATCTCAAATGCCGACGTGGGATACATAGATGAACTTTATAAGTCTTACCAGCAAGACCCCGCCTCGGTAGATGAAAGCTGGCAAAAGTTTTTTGAAGGTTATAATTTTTCTCAGGAACGCTTCAACGGAAAAGGGGGAAGCACAGAATCTACAATTCAGGCTGCTCTTGGAGATGGAGAGATAGACGTAAGAGAAGCAAAAATCTTGAGGCTCATCCGCAACTATCGTAGGAGAGGCCATCTGGAATCAACCACAAACCCCGTACGAAAGCGCCGAGATCGCAAAGCCCAGCTGGGTATTGAAAATTTTGGGCTTACTGAAGAAGATCTGGATGTTGAGTTTGATGCCGGAAAAGACCTTGGCATCGGAAAGGCATCTCTCCGAAAAATTATTGATACACTTCGCAGTGTATATCTGGCTAATGTAGGTTTTGAATATACTTACATTCGCGATAGGGAGATCATGGAGTGGATAAAGCAAAAAGCTGAAAACACTTTCGTTACTTATTCTCCCAGTCAGGATGAAAAAAAACGGGTGCTCAGAAAACTCAATGAAGCAGTTGTATTTGAAAACTTTTTACATACAAAATATCTTGGCCAGAAGCGTTTTTCGCTGGAAGGCGGGGAAACTACGATTCCGGCCCTGGATGGTATCATCAACCATGCTGTAGAGAGTGGGACTGAAGAGGTTATGATCGGTATGGCCCACCGTGGCCGCCTCAATGTACTGGCCAACATCATGGGTAAAACCTATGAGCAGATCTTTAATGAATTTGAAGGTACCGCCGAACCTGAGCTGGCACATGGTGACGGTGACGTGAAATACCATCTTGGTTATTCCAGTGAGATTACCACCGCCAGTGGGAAAAAGGTAAACGTTAAATTGGCACCGAACCCTTCCCACCTTGAGGCTGTAGACCCAGTGGTAGAAGGTTTTATTCGTGCCAAAGCTGACCACCAGTATGGCGACGATTATGATAAAGTTCTTCCTATTTTGCTTCATGGAGATGCTGCACTAGCGGGTCAGGGCATTGTATATGAGGTGGCGCAAATGTCCCAATTGGAAGGCTACCATACTGGAGGAACCATCCACTTTATCATTAATAATCAGGTAGGTTTTACTACCGACTTTGACGATGCCCGTTCTAGTATTTATTCTTCTGACGTAGCTAAGGTTATTGACTCACCTGTGCTTCATGTAAATGGTGATGACCCTGAGGCTGTGCTCTACTGTGTTAAGCTTGCTGTGGAATTTCGCCAGAAATTCCATAAGGATATTTTTATAGATATGGTGTGCTACCGTCGTCATGGCCATAATGAAAGCGATGAACCCAAGTTTACTCAGCCTTCTTTATACAATATCATCTCCAAGCACCCTAACCCTAGAGAAGTCTATAATAAGAGACTTATCGAGCGGGGGGATGTAGATGCTGAACTGGCGCAGACTATGGATAAGGAGTTTAGAGGCCTTCTTCAGGATCGTCTGAACATGGTAAAACAACATCCTCTGCCTTATGAATACCAACCACTTGAACTGGAGTGGAGGGATATGCGTAAATCTAAGGCGGAAGACTTTGATTTATCACCTGAAACGGGTATCTCAGAAGAGGCAATCAAAAAAATAGCCAATGCGCTTACTACGCTGCCTAAGGGATTTAAGCCAATCAAGCAGATTGAAAAGCAGTTCAAGCTTCGCAAGGAAATGTTTTTTAAACAAAAACAATACAACTGGGCTGCCGCTGAGCTTATGGCCTATGGCTCTATCCTTCTGGAAAATAAGATCGTGCGCATAGCGGGCCAGGATACTGAAAGAGGTACCTTCTCTCACCGCCATGCTGTAATTCATGATGCAGAAAGTAATGAGCCTTATACCAATCTTAATCATATTGACGATAATCAGGAGCAGTTTAGAATATACAATTCATTGCTATCTGAATATGGTGCACTTGGCTTTGAGTTTGGCTATGCCATGGCCAACCCCAGCGCATTGGTCATCTGGGAAGCACAGTTTGGTGATTTTGCCAACGGCGCACAGGTAATGATTGATCAGTTTATCACTACTTCAGAAACCAAATGGCGCAGGATGAGTGGGGTAGTGATGTTGCTTCCTCATGGTTATGAGGGGCAGGGACCTGAACACTCCAATGCACGCCCTGAAAGGTTTCTGCAATTGAGCGCTGACTACAATATTATTGTAGCCAACATTACTGAACCTTCTAACTTTTTCCATGCGCTGCGCAGACAACTGGCATGGCCTTTCAGAAAACCTTTGGTGGTAATGTCTCCAAAGTCTTTGCTACGTCACCCTAAGGTAACCTCTCCCGTGGAAGAGTTTACCCAGGGCAGATTCAGAGAAATTATTCCTGATACGATAGCTTCACCTCAAAAATCTGTGAAGAAGGTTCTGCTATGTTCTGGTAAAATCTATTATGACCTGGAAGAGAAAAGGGAAAAAGAAAAACGTAAAGATGTAGCCATCATCAGAATTGAGCAGCTGCACCCCTTCCCGGATAAGCAAGTAACTAAAGAGCTTATGAAGTACAAATCTGCTAAGGTTTATTGGGTACAGGAAGAGCCGGAAAATATGGGTTACTGGGCATACATGCTAAGAACATACCGTCAAGTCAATATGGAAATTATCTCACGTAAGCCGGCAGCTTCTCCCGCCACTGGCTATGGTAAGATGCATGCCAAGGAGCAGGAAGAAATCTTAAACAAAGCGTTTGCGTAA
- the odhB gene encoding 2-oxoglutarate dehydrogenase complex dihydrolipoyllysine-residue succinyltransferase: MSLEIKVPTVGESITEVTIAEWTKKDGDYVEMDEVIAELESDKATFELNAEQAGVLHIKTEAGETVEIGAVICEIDTSASENGEKEEKKSAEQEEASASDSKKEKTEKPADTKEDSPQEAQSLEMKIPTVGESITEVTISEWLKEDGEQVEMDEVIAEIESDKATFELTAEAAGTLRIKAQAGETLEIGALACVIETNGQGSSAPSQSSDTADKEKASTTSSGAEGKDNGRETYATGHASPAASKILAEKGIDPKQVKGSGVDGRITKEDAEKAEKTSPAQSKPTQPSEKAGKKETEAPKTTGEDEGRQQRREKMSSLRKTISRRLVAAKNETAMLTTFNEVDMKPVMDLRKKYKEAFKEKYEVNLGFMSFFTKAACLALKEWPAVNAFIDGEELVYNDYCDVSIAVSSPKGLVVPVIRNAEAMSFDQIEKEVVRLAKKARDGKLSIDEMTGGTFTVTNGGIFGSMLSTPIINQPQSAILGMHNIVERPVAINGQVEIRPIMYVALSYDHRVIDGRESVSFLYRIKELIEDPSRLLLGI, translated from the coding sequence ATGAGCTTAGAAATTAAAGTTCCCACCGTCGGCGAATCTATTACTGAGGTTACCATTGCCGAATGGACAAAAAAGGATGGTGACTACGTTGAGATGGACGAAGTCATTGCTGAACTTGAGTCTGACAAAGCTACTTTTGAACTAAACGCCGAGCAGGCTGGCGTACTTCACATCAAAACTGAAGCAGGAGAAACCGTTGAGATAGGGGCTGTTATTTGCGAAATTGATACATCGGCCAGCGAAAACGGCGAGAAAGAAGAGAAGAAATCCGCTGAGCAAGAGGAGGCTTCCGCATCTGACAGCAAAAAAGAAAAAACTGAAAAGCCCGCTGATACTAAAGAGGATAGTCCGCAGGAAGCCCAGAGCCTGGAGATGAAAATCCCTACAGTCGGTGAGTCTATTACCGAAGTTACTATTTCCGAATGGCTCAAAGAGGATGGTGAGCAGGTAGAGATGGATGAAGTCATTGCTGAGATTGAATCTGACAAGGCTACTTTTGAACTTACTGCCGAAGCAGCTGGTACACTAAGGATCAAAGCACAGGCTGGTGAGACTTTGGAGATTGGAGCCCTTGCCTGTGTCATTGAAACCAATGGACAAGGCTCATCTGCGCCTTCTCAAAGTTCTGATACTGCTGACAAAGAAAAGGCTTCTACTACTTCATCTGGTGCTGAGGGAAAAGATAATGGCCGTGAAACCTATGCTACCGGACATGCTTCTCCTGCGGCTTCCAAAATACTGGCTGAAAAAGGAATTGATCCTAAGCAAGTGAAGGGAAGTGGTGTAGATGGTCGTATTACCAAGGAGGATGCTGAAAAAGCAGAAAAGACTTCTCCGGCTCAAAGTAAGCCAACTCAACCTTCCGAAAAAGCTGGCAAAAAAGAAACGGAAGCTCCCAAAACCACCGGTGAGGATGAAGGTCGTCAACAGCGCCGTGAGAAGATGAGCAGTCTTCGCAAAACGATCAGCCGTCGTCTGGTAGCCGCCAAGAACGAAACCGCAATGCTTACTACCTTTAATGAGGTAGATATGAAGCCGGTGATGGACCTGCGTAAGAAGTACAAAGAAGCTTTTAAAGAGAAGTATGAAGTCAATCTTGGCTTTATGTCATTCTTTACCAAAGCTGCCTGCCTGGCTTTGAAAGAGTGGCCAGCAGTCAATGCTTTCATTGATGGAGAAGAGCTTGTGTATAATGACTACTGTGATGTTTCTATTGCGGTATCAAGCCCCAAAGGACTGGTAGTTCCGGTAATTCGTAATGCGGAAGCAATGAGCTTTGACCAGATAGAGAAAGAGGTAGTGAGACTGGCAAAAAAGGCGCGTGACGGAAAACTGAGTATTGACGAAATGACGGGAGGGACATTTACAGTTACCAATGGTGGTATCTTCGGTTCTATGCTTTCTACCCCTATTATCAATCAGCCTCAGTCAGCTATATTAGGGATGCACAATATCGTAGAGCGCCCGGTAGCTATCAATGGGCAAGTGGAAATCCGCCCGATTATGTATGTGGCCTTATCTTATGACCATAGAGTGATCGACGGTCGGGAGTCTGTAAGCTTCTTGTACAGAATCAAAGAGTTGATAGAAGACCCTTCTCGTCTGCTATTAGGCATATAA